The DNA window TAGAAAATCGCTGTTCAAATTGTGGAGCTTTGACTTCGCCTTGAAGTGAAGCGACAGCATCCGTACATTTTTTGATTGTTGTGACCGAGGGCGATTCAACTTGAATCTGTTTGAGGAGTTTCCAGAGCAATTAAAACAGCTCTTTGTGCGAGATAGAGCGGCTCCCACAGAGATGACCCACCGTCAGCGCaactttcttgaaaatataAGAGCATTCAACCTGTCTCGCGATGGCTTCGATGGGGGCTCAAGTTGACACAATTTCTGGAATGGGGCCATATTGTTACCGAATTCACGGGCAAATCTATCACCGACTGGGTGCGCTTCATCCTCACCAAGGGGAGCAACGTCAATTCGGTCAAATATATATTCTAGACACTGCAATGGCTGCCCTACAGCGCCTTGGGAATATGCGGAATTCGGACTGCGACCCTAACCTCATGCTGTTTTTGAGTGAATGGTTTGCGCGTAACAATGTCTACGCTCAATCGTTTAAAATGATGAGCGAAGTGGAGCAAATGGAAATAGCGGCAGCCCAGCGAGAAAATCGGCAAACCATACCAATTCGCATGGTATTCGATGACAGCAGAGAGCGGGGTTTTGCAAGAGGAGAGTACGCTATTCCACTGCAAACGAAGTAGCAGTCGTATACGTGGGTGAAGAAAACGACGTTCCTGCAAGAAGGAGTCTTGCGGTCCATGTTCGACAGGCTGCAGGATCAAAGTTGATGAACATCAGTGACATAGATAAACGATGCGATCTTCTCACGTATCCACTGCtccattaaaaaagaaagaagaaaataacaaaacaacatgaaaacagactcttattatttacagaaaatatcactccactaatttttgaatttcaatttaaaagtatttttgGTTAGTTGATGAAAGTGGCAGCGACCCAAAGCGGTCGCGCGGCTcgttgtatatatatatatatatatatatatatatatatatatatatatatatatatatgacttacttgacttaatcggcgggctgatgttaTCGCCTGatgcgattacccgcatcttcgccgaggtgtgccgtccttgaacagagttctgcccaaccttctcgatcttctgcaagagcttgcacagaatcattctattcgtcgctattccatattctgcgaaaccttatgtctcgcctgaactgccctATTCACGCCGACTgccctcaggtcctctttcaccacttcagtccagaacttccgttttcggccaggtggcttcttccagctcgaacccggcaaactcctcagaactcgttgaacaaggcgatctgccggtctccttaaaaaaacgaggacgatttactttagccactttcgatggcggcgCAAGATGTTGGTATCTTCctcgtgtcatccgccggtataccgcatcaatttctgcgtaaagatcttcattgtggcataccctaaaccaaaaagtagccaagtagccgcgtctgagcagctttcgttccgtgcaatcaagcctctccataatcgttgatggtgctgcccaagtctccgatccgtacatcatgatgcgGCGAaatgcggataggtagactcgcagcttgactccGTTaatgatgggggtcgaccacaggcatttcgttaaggagttaaatgcagaagcggccttagcgcatctttgctgaacatttcTCTCgcagctgccgttgttcttcagcgtacaccccaggtaacagaactcatcgacgagttctatccgTTGTCTGTCCACCATGATTCTCGtccgaggtctcgaagagatccacatctacTTGCATTCATCAGAGtgtaggcgtagtccataggctggagccagcttcgatacaaggttgacaacatgtgaaatttcgtactgctttcctgcgaatataacaacatcgtcggcgtgcTCGAGATCAGTcgaggggcaccctgatggtgctaagacaatgtcggcagaaCACTGCCCACTGCTCTTCACATTTATGTGAACGACGGCAAACTTGAATAGAAAGGGTCCCGCCACGGcctcttgtcttactccagttaccacttcaaacggtgttgtacctatggctggtgttcgaactgcagcagttggtCGTTGATTCATgccaagcaagcgaacgaacctTCCTGGTACTCcgtcggcgcggagcgcgttgagaagacggccttggtgaggagagtcgaacgcggcttcaaagtccagaaacgctagttgcattggcttcgaataccgctccCAGATTTCGAACGCTCTCCTGACGATGGACACCTGGTCggtcgtagatcggccagggcGAAAGCCAttttgctcgtcgcgcgttgtttcttcgcgatgtttaatgagtcggtccaggataatgcgctccaataccttgtacataacacgcagcaaagagattccctgacaattcctagggtccgtgacggataacttcttgtggaggggtaTTATGATAGCGTGACTCCACGAGTCACGCTATCATAATATCCTTTcatctatccatattgaacatattgaacggatgatctttgtcatctcacgaatcccagacagACCTGCCAAGTCGACCTTCGGCTGATATCGATCTCCCCGATACCTTTTCTGGAGCCGTACcataaagctgagaagaactagGCGGTGGGAGGAATCAAATGCGAAGCTTAAGAAACGGCATTTTCCGCTTTCGCTGCTCTTGTGGCGTAATCTGGTCGTCTCTTGTCACGTAAGCTGATGACGTTGACGATTCCTCTCAAACGTGGACGCAATGATGAGATTCGTCTGCGTCAATGTCTATCGGACGATTTCCGTTGTCCGATGTCTGCTCCATGGGATACAACCATTTTCCAGGTACATCGAATTGCTGTTGAGGTCCCATCCTTACATACGCATCACTTCCGACAATTACCGCCTGCTGACTTTgtatcttggatatcaacatattgagttcatcataaaacgcgTTCTTCTGATCGTCTGCGAtctccgtaggtgcgtgagcacttaccaTCCATAGTTTGAGTCCTCTGCGACCCCgcaatcgtacaaaggcgctTCCTGTTTGATCGTTGATTGACGTTGATTCAAACTCCACCGGGTTGTTCTAATCGTTCCTAGCAGCTACTGCGCAACCTCCTACTTTCCTCTCAACATcatcgccgcagtagatggtgtaattGTCGATACTGATGAGAGGGCGATcctgtttcctgcaatgcGGCAAACGGTGCATGCAGATATCTGGGCTTTttggagttcacttgacagCGACCGGCAGTTCAGTATAACGAGACGGCTGTTTgtcgccaaagattccatgtttccttttgccatataacgttgcaggttatatagctctatgttcccaatgcgtacactcgaatgcctgattgcgtttagttaaagcagggccaccacgagcaggtagtagtcagacttgtatacgcggtcCCAAATCAAATAtgtagtatatatatatatctacgTATTTGAAGTCTTCATAAGTCACACTCTTGTTAGGTCATATATTTCTACAATAGAAAGGGTGAAGAATCTCTACAATTCGTACGTGAGAAGATAATTTGAAGTGCCTCCACGACACAATAATTTTGTCCCTTATTCTAGGCTTCTTTTTATCTTCGGTGGTGGCCAGGCGCCACGAGGAGGGTTATTAAAGAGCTTTGAGCATAcaacaaatctgacgtggtgagggaatccaagGGAAAATCTATAGaggggattgtagattgcacGATCCAGGGTGGTTGCGGCCTATTCACTATTTGTcacacttgaataggctggtgagaagacaccATTGACATTgttgaccgctcgcacttggatgcggcgcgcgcaccAGGATGTGGCTTTGTAACTGAgaccgtcgtaaaaaacggcgtcttccacgTCCCTTTTTTACCATGATTAGGATGATAGGAGCGGAATCATCTCATATCCTGAAACccacaaccccatctctagcttttcccgtggATTCTCTCACAAAgtcagattcgcggtatgctgcctttaaggtgcaATACACcaaagaattttctgaaagacGGTTGCTACTGCCCtcatgttaaaggcatcactccacgaatctgaggtggtacggatttcaagtggagtattcgtatacgggatgggagactacggagagggaggtgactttgtccatttcttcctaattgccgtaaaaagcggcccggaagatacggcttcaggcgtactggcgcactattttctacagggagttcgacaggagcgcgccagccttgtgcggcgccgcatcttccgggccgttttttacggcaattagaaagaaatggacagaatcaccccctctccatagtctcccatcccgtatacgaatactctacctgaaatctgcaccacctcaaattcgtgggttAATGCCTTCAACTGCGCTAGTagtaaaaaagtttttggtCTATATTCTTTCACCTTCTCTCTGGAAAGAAATGCTGGGGACATGT is part of the Necator americanus strain Aroian chromosome V, whole genome shotgun sequence genome and encodes:
- a CDS encoding hypothetical protein (NECATOR_CHRV.G19195.T1); this translates as MVDRQRIELVDEFCYLGCTLKNNGSCERNVQQRCAKAASAFNSLTKCLWSTPIINGVKLRVYLSAFRRIMMYGSETWAAPSTIMERLDCTERKLLRRGYLATFWFRVCHNEDLYAEIDAVYRRMTRGRYQHLAPPSKVAKVNRPRFFKETGRSPCSTSSEEFAGFELEEATWPKTEVLD
- a CDS encoding hypothetical protein (NECATOR_CHRV.G19196.T1), with translation MYKVLERIILDRLIKHREETTRDEQNGFRPGRSTTDQVSIVRRAFEIWERYSKPMQLAFLDFEAAFDSPHQGRLLNALRADGVPGRFVRLLGMNQRPTAAVRTPAIGTTPFEVVTGVRQEAVAGPFLFKFAVVHINVKSSGQCSADIVLAPSGCPSTDLEHADDVVIFAGKQYEISHVVNLVSKLAPAYGLRLHSDECK
- a CDS encoding hypothetical protein (NECATOR_CHRV.G19194.T1) encodes the protein MASMGAQVDTISGMGPYCYRIHGQIYHRLGALHPHQGEQRQFGQIYILDTAMAALQRLGNMRNSDCDPNLMLFLSEWFARNNVYAQSFKMMSEVEQMEIAAAQRENRQTIPIRMVFDDSRERGFARGEYAIPLQTK
- a CDS encoding hypothetical protein (NECATOR_CHRV.G19197.T1), which produces MVSAHAPTEIADDQKNAFYDELNMLISKIQSQQAVIVGSDAYVRMGPQQQFDVPGKWLYPMEQTSDNGNRPIDIDADESHHCVHV